A single region of the Winslowiella toletana genome encodes:
- a CDS encoding nicotinamide mononucleotide deamidase-related protein YfaY — MIRVEMLSTGDEVLHGQIVDTNAAWLADELFQHGLPMTSRSTVGDSLQALVAALTERSQIADVLIVNGGLGPTSDDLSAQAAATALGVGLELHQPWLEKMEAFFASRGKPMAASNRKQAEIPAGAELVDNPVGTACGFAIKLNRCWIFFTPGVPSEFKVMVGQQILPRLKQHYTLPEPPICLRLTTFGRGESDLAGELESLPLPEGVVMGYRSSMPIIELKLTGPASQRVAMEQSWQQVRLMMAECTIFEGTEGLPALLARLLQQRGLTLSVSEQFSAGLLQWQLASAGVALAAGNVLPSQPESLPALAARTAALAQSNGSALALSVGGFADEQLGFALHTPDGTFAQQVKFNVSRDGLKTRQEVVAMMAMNMLRRWLKGSDVTTGHGWIDVVETIKV, encoded by the coding sequence GTGATCAGAGTGGAGATGCTCTCAACCGGCGATGAAGTGCTGCACGGGCAAATTGTTGATACGAATGCTGCATGGCTGGCAGATGAACTGTTTCAGCATGGGTTGCCGATGACCAGTCGCTCGACGGTCGGGGACAGTTTGCAGGCGCTGGTTGCCGCGTTAACCGAGCGCAGTCAGATTGCTGATGTGCTGATTGTTAACGGTGGCCTTGGGCCGACCAGTGACGACCTCAGTGCACAAGCGGCTGCGACGGCGCTGGGTGTCGGGCTGGAACTCCATCAGCCATGGCTGGAGAAGATGGAAGCGTTCTTCGCCAGCCGCGGTAAACCAATGGCCGCCAGTAATCGTAAGCAGGCAGAAATCCCGGCCGGCGCTGAGCTGGTCGATAATCCGGTCGGTACTGCCTGTGGCTTTGCGATTAAGCTGAACCGCTGCTGGATTTTCTTCACTCCCGGCGTGCCATCAGAATTTAAAGTGATGGTCGGGCAGCAAATTTTGCCGCGCCTGAAGCAGCATTACACCCTACCCGAACCGCCAATCTGTTTGCGCCTGACCACCTTTGGCCGTGGCGAAAGCGATCTGGCTGGCGAGCTGGAGTCGCTGCCGCTGCCGGAAGGGGTAGTGATGGGCTATCGCTCATCGATGCCAATTATCGAATTAAAGCTGACTGGCCCGGCATCACAGCGCGTGGCGATGGAACAGAGCTGGCAGCAAGTGCGGCTAATGATGGCCGAGTGCACTATTTTTGAAGGCACCGAAGGATTACCGGCTTTGCTGGCGCGTTTACTGCAACAGCGTGGACTGACGCTGAGCGTCAGCGAGCAGTTTTCTGCCGGATTATTGCAGTGGCAGCTGGCATCGGCCGGTGTTGCCTTAGCCGCGGGGAATGTGCTGCCCTCGCAGCCAGAGTCGTTACCGGCGTTAGCCGCGCGCACCGCCGCGCTGGCGCAGAGCAACGGTTCGGCACTGGCGTTATCCGTCGGCGGTTTTGCTGACGAACAGCTTGGCTTTGCGCTGCATACGCCGGATGGAACCTTTGCCCAGCAGGTAAAATTTAATGTAAGCCGTGACGGACTGAAAACACGGCAGGAGGTGGTGGCGATGATGGCGATGAATATGCTGCGCCGCTGGCTGAAGGGCAGTGATGTTACTACCGGGCACGGCTGGATTGATGTGGTGGAGACGATTAAGGTTTAA
- a CDS encoding SET domain-containing protein, with amino-acid sequence MLDEISGLWQSFINAGIRDTPTDKLPFIAIMNTSAAIPAKNFTPIETKSIKGRKIRRHHLALKAVKVASENERVAPRMGLLPAEATFRPIASDGKLVSAGKKQTIQRLAYFFQGQEKIYAGMAPQSRELGNVFPAQTLAPWHNIVPVIHSDQADGARQKRELSEPFLPRNTTGEPALPNALAEDIVHLPGDSEASFCQQAAAFFNQMDLMLDREQQQQLVASLGDSWMVFSSPSDGAQRYKRAHEDVMRWRIKQHQMTIKNKSMNNASIGAKITRWSDEITEQGRTLFIKGTSSYNPGHFLLSGGAAVLGFFSRKVGETVTGEIFERQPGQSRAEFVLEWGMAVSMMPEAQANKAFNPPRVKPSSRLVNSLAAVKNPITELPGTVVNHAQTGLTVHTILEKNIAGQQWRLYPDDVNRGMAERVGSNPVVKYPATRNSQNNAWQIKDIEGEHVFTYSKQSEFYLKVEDSYHPLTHNAADATWVMSSGKKIYFNQLNSEWREFYPANTHLNGRVLSAIPQALINSLPGERRVLSPVAGWERQVWATQPGEHYLGIKSRGRHNPNNVEIGYVRGNLEGDFFTLGSVGQQSISRQTVLKWQPMTGNWDVVHSPFSLLQKAEAKIDRSWLQQNVAAPGWLNVADNIPGLYWNGKSHFLRWNTAADGTVQYLPVRPGKKPGEYFPEQPVADDMLFRYSPQVGEWQFQQLKNPVFYALPAEVKVRPTEPFSLSMALEDYHDIYRSSESGDLYIHTGTDHKGTQEYIRVEQDAEQSDLFSLRVPNSQTPDGADDLYVYRLDENEEFVLEEIRPCQLRVKRAGDEFCAGPSGINKPSGSGENLPAEKKNELEIDYSGWLYDHPRVEQETVRVEDEEVMIKYRNMVYAVRLSGIAPKTLPLNVIATHAEVSLINLRAELRENQPQVAIWLASNPRHRSEQALNYALRLCRIAPEGISITAIADHTKMREFAIISWLKTRASEAEPWFEQYPQQQGEGDLDYATRLYHLRGEGITLSMIANRTEVKKSLLEAQVKRGSPKILQWLSTHPRKAQETDGDYALRLLLIADNGVSLANISAHTNVREVPLRKRFDRVNAKTRQFLRKNVRHENETDMDYAARLHQLRQAEVEKDEKANNNDKLDKANKVENKYLAIYAGVPLFDLRQRVGVAVAVKTVTAEQHQWFANYPRIQGETGKEYALRLLQKRDEPNMAAVTFNLNITKMLIAEQAGIDSMTLSRALKKQNEMREWFNANLRLPQEEITDGDSRDIREEKNKQYGLRLVNSRNLQQEKVAVLDGDIANHIGVSAEQLKGWLNRKRFEWFNSMPRIPEEMISEQDSSIIVERKNQLYGLRMIEIWENSQHPDRALITLRDIAAAAKVTKSSLYDALNPEFLGINPLLARPYDPETGWAPEYGLLHLNLQQNPPLLTDPINPALSITQQILGDEPLTITNANYLLNAAQIKKVDQRVAAQQRWLSELKHIVETDGKEQNSYIKDGVKVDGVLNEYLEVLNTLEADNPVGLSVIARKKIPRGTLLGIYTGVRHNNDATLRTEFRKVGTQQVLKYLWGDMNNGQGSTSSYQNANILSLVNTGKMYDLQSLGDNNLVAGYLNDKVVFYVAKNDIEKGNQLLISYGKHYNPDYGIQTTLNNDIIRIIARSNQCYFSVYDVNNNVRIIGPEGQLDAIPEQARSYFLKETTEKSGVLKYNVMKDGKVITARLRNGDENNLYRAMAVAMQNGLGEKAIEEAILNMKASVKAEYPNEEGAMKPEPV; translated from the coding sequence ATGTTGGACGAAATAAGCGGTCTCTGGCAGAGCTTTATTAACGCAGGCATTCGGGATACTCCGACAGATAAATTACCCTTTATCGCGATTATGAACACCTCGGCCGCTATACCCGCAAAGAATTTTACTCCAATTGAGACAAAGTCGATTAAAGGGAGAAAAATAAGGCGACATCATTTGGCGCTGAAAGCGGTCAAAGTGGCGTCTGAAAATGAGAGAGTTGCACCGCGAATGGGCCTTCTGCCAGCCGAAGCGACATTCAGGCCAATAGCTTCTGATGGCAAACTGGTCTCTGCCGGCAAAAAGCAGACCATTCAACGGCTGGCATATTTTTTTCAGGGGCAGGAAAAAATTTACGCGGGTATGGCTCCGCAGAGCAGGGAGCTTGGCAACGTTTTTCCCGCGCAAACGCTGGCGCCCTGGCATAACATTGTCCCGGTTATTCACAGCGATCAGGCTGATGGGGCACGGCAGAAGCGAGAATTGTCAGAGCCGTTTCTTCCCCGGAATACCACCGGGGAGCCTGCATTGCCGAACGCTTTGGCAGAAGATATTGTTCACCTGCCGGGCGATAGCGAGGCCAGCTTTTGCCAGCAAGCGGCGGCGTTTTTCAATCAAATGGATCTGATGCTGGACCGTGAACAGCAGCAGCAACTGGTTGCTTCGCTGGGCGACTCATGGATGGTTTTCAGCAGCCCGTCTGACGGCGCACAGCGTTATAAGCGGGCGCATGAGGATGTCATGCGCTGGCGTATTAAACAGCATCAGATGACGATAAAAAATAAATCAATGAATAATGCCAGTATCGGCGCGAAAATAACCCGCTGGTCAGATGAAATTACCGAGCAGGGGCGAACGCTATTTATTAAGGGCACCAGCAGTTATAACCCGGGGCATTTTTTACTGAGTGGCGGCGCGGCGGTGCTGGGTTTTTTTTCCCGAAAGGTTGGGGAAACGGTTACCGGAGAAATTTTTGAGCGGCAGCCTGGCCAGAGCAGAGCGGAATTTGTGCTTGAATGGGGCATGGCTGTTTCAATGATGCCGGAAGCCCAGGCGAATAAAGCCTTTAACCCACCAAGGGTGAAACCTTCCAGCCGGTTAGTTAATTCGCTGGCGGCGGTGAAAAATCCTATCACTGAACTTCCAGGAACGGTCGTTAACCACGCGCAAACCGGGCTAACGGTTCACACTATTCTGGAAAAGAACATCGCCGGTCAACAATGGCGACTTTATCCTGATGATGTCAACCGGGGTATGGCAGAGAGAGTCGGATCGAACCCGGTGGTTAAATATCCGGCAACGCGTAATTCACAAAATAACGCCTGGCAAATAAAAGACATTGAAGGTGAGCATGTTTTTACCTACAGCAAACAATCTGAATTTTATTTGAAAGTTGAAGACAGCTATCATCCGCTCACCCACAATGCTGCTGACGCGACCTGGGTTATGTCCAGCGGAAAGAAAATTTACTTTAATCAGCTTAACTCTGAATGGAGAGAGTTTTATCCGGCCAATACCCATCTTAATGGCAGAGTGTTATCTGCAATACCGCAAGCATTAATTAATAGCTTACCCGGCGAAAGAAGAGTGCTGTCTCCGGTAGCGGGATGGGAGCGTCAGGTATGGGCAACACAGCCGGGAGAGCACTATCTGGGGATTAAGTCACGTGGTCGTCATAACCCGAATAACGTCGAAATTGGCTATGTACGCGGCAATCTTGAAGGCGATTTTTTTACGCTTGGCAGCGTGGGGCAGCAGTCAATAAGCCGGCAGACGGTGTTGAAGTGGCAGCCAATGACCGGTAACTGGGATGTCGTGCATTCACCGTTTAGTTTATTGCAAAAAGCGGAAGCAAAAATTGATCGGAGCTGGTTGCAGCAGAATGTGGCAGCGCCAGGATGGCTTAATGTGGCAGATAATATTCCCGGGCTGTACTGGAATGGTAAAAGCCATTTTTTACGCTGGAACACGGCAGCAGATGGAACCGTGCAGTATCTGCCCGTCAGGCCAGGTAAAAAACCTGGAGAATATTTCCCCGAGCAGCCTGTGGCCGACGATATGCTATTTCGTTATAGCCCTCAGGTGGGCGAATGGCAATTTCAGCAGTTAAAGAACCCGGTATTCTATGCATTGCCAGCGGAAGTTAAAGTGCGACCCACCGAGCCATTCTCACTCAGCATGGCGCTGGAAGATTATCATGATATTTACCGGAGCAGCGAAAGCGGTGACCTCTATATTCATACCGGTACAGATCACAAGGGTACGCAGGAGTATATCCGGGTAGAGCAGGATGCAGAACAAAGCGATCTGTTCAGTTTACGGGTACCGAATTCACAAACTCCGGATGGAGCGGATGATCTGTATGTTTACCGCCTGGATGAAAACGAGGAATTTGTGCTGGAAGAGATACGGCCATGCCAGCTACGGGTAAAACGTGCTGGCGATGAATTTTGCGCCGGTCCTTCTGGAATCAATAAGCCGTCGGGCAGTGGTGAAAATCTGCCAGCGGAGAAGAAAAACGAGCTGGAAATTGATTACAGCGGCTGGCTTTACGATCACCCGCGCGTGGAACAAGAAACGGTGCGCGTAGAAGATGAAGAAGTGATGATTAAATACCGGAATATGGTTTATGCCGTGCGCCTGAGCGGAATCGCGCCTAAAACCTTGCCGTTAAATGTTATTGCCACCCACGCTGAAGTATCATTGATCAATCTGAGAGCAGAGCTACGGGAAAACCAGCCGCAAGTTGCAATATGGCTTGCCAGCAATCCCCGACACAGATCAGAGCAAGCGCTTAATTATGCCTTACGGCTGTGCAGAATTGCACCGGAAGGGATATCGATTACCGCGATTGCCGATCACACCAAGATGAGAGAGTTCGCGATTATTTCCTGGCTAAAGACGCGCGCATCCGAGGCGGAACCCTGGTTTGAACAATATCCTCAGCAGCAGGGCGAGGGTGATCTCGACTACGCGACACGCCTTTATCATTTGCGTGGAGAAGGAATTACTCTGAGCATGATAGCCAATCGTACTGAGGTGAAAAAAAGCCTGCTTGAAGCACAGGTGAAAAGAGGATCGCCAAAAATACTGCAGTGGCTGAGCACGCATCCACGTAAAGCGCAGGAAACCGACGGTGATTATGCACTGCGTCTGCTGCTGATTGCTGATAATGGCGTTAGTCTGGCGAATATCTCTGCCCATACCAATGTGCGCGAAGTGCCGCTCAGAAAAAGATTTGACAGAGTTAATGCTAAAACCAGGCAATTTCTGCGAAAAAATGTGCGGCATGAAAATGAAACTGATATGGATTATGCCGCGCGTCTGCACCAGCTGAGGCAAGCGGAAGTAGAGAAAGACGAAAAAGCCAACAATAACGATAAACTGGATAAAGCGAATAAAGTGGAGAATAAATACCTCGCGATTTACGCCGGGGTGCCATTGTTTGATCTCAGGCAAAGAGTTGGTGTGGCAGTGGCAGTTAAGACGGTTACTGCTGAGCAGCATCAATGGTTCGCAAATTATCCGCGTATTCAGGGTGAAACCGGGAAAGAGTACGCCTTGCGCCTGCTTCAGAAGCGTGATGAACCCAATATGGCCGCCGTTACATTTAATCTGAATATCACTAAAATGCTTATTGCAGAGCAGGCTGGGATTGATTCAATGACGTTATCGCGCGCCTTAAAAAAACAGAACGAAATGCGCGAATGGTTTAATGCCAATCTACGTTTACCGCAGGAAGAAATAACTGACGGCGATAGTAGAGATATCCGCGAAGAGAAAAATAAACAATATGGCTTACGCCTGGTAAACTCACGCAATTTGCAGCAGGAGAAGGTAGCAGTACTGGATGGCGATATTGCTAATCATATTGGCGTTAGTGCTGAGCAACTGAAAGGATGGTTAAACAGAAAAAGATTCGAATGGTTTAACAGTATGCCGCGAATCCCTGAAGAAATGATCAGCGAGCAGGACAGTAGCATCATTGTTGAACGAAAGAATCAGCTGTATGGTCTGCGAATGATTGAGATTTGGGAAAATAGCCAGCATCCTGATAGGGCGCTGATTACCCTGCGCGACATTGCCGCTGCTGCTAAAGTCACTAAAAGTTCGTTATATGATGCTCTGAACCCTGAGTTTCTTGGCATCAACCCGTTATTGGCACGTCCTTATGATCCGGAAACTGGCTGGGCACCGGAGTATGGCTTGCTGCATCTGAATTTGCAGCAGAATCCTCCACTGCTGACCGATCCGATTAATCCAGCACTTAGCATTACCCAGCAGATTCTCGGTGACGAGCCACTCACCATCACCAATGCTAATTATTTGCTGAATGCTGCACAGATAAAAAAAGTCGATCAGCGTGTAGCGGCGCAACAGCGCTGGCTTAGCGAATTAAAGCATATTGTTGAGACTGATGGCAAAGAGCAGAACTCTTATATCAAGGACGGTGTCAAGGTTGATGGCGTTTTGAACGAGTACCTCGAGGTGCTCAATACGCTGGAAGCGGATAATCCGGTTGGATTAAGTGTTATCGCCAGAAAAAAAATCCCGCGTGGTACGCTGCTTGGCATATATACCGGCGTCCGGCATAACAACGATGCGACGTTGCGTACCGAATTTCGCAAGGTGGGTACCCAGCAGGTTCTTAAATATCTCTGGGGAGACATGAATAATGGACAAGGATCAACCAGCAGCTATCAAAATGCCAATATACTCTCTTTGGTCAATACCGGAAAAATGTACGACTTGCAATCACTGGGGGATAATAATCTGGTAGCAGGCTACCTTAACGACAAGGTTGTTTTCTACGTTGCCAAAAATGATATTGAAAAAGGGAATCAGCTGCTGATTTCATACGGGAAGCATTACAATCCTGATTATGGCATTCAGACGACACTCAATAATGATATTATTCGTATCATTGCCCGTAGCAATCAGTGTTACTTCAGCGTTTATGATGTCAATAATAACGTAAGAATTATTGGCCCTGAAGGTCAGCTTGATGCTATTCCTGAGCAAGCCCGGTCTTATTTTCTCAAAGAGACAACGGAAAAGTCAGGCGTTCTTAAATATAATGTCATGAAAGACGGTAAAGTGATCACTGCCCGGCTACGTAATGGTGATGAAAACAACCTTTATCGCGCCATGGCGGTAGCGATGCAGAATGGATTGGGCGAAAAAGCCATCGAAGAGGCCATTCTGAACATGAAGGCGTCAGTGAAAGCAGAGTACCCTAATGAAGAGGGGGCGATGAAGCCAGAACCGGTTTAA
- the yfaE gene encoding class I ribonucleotide reductase maintenance protein YfaE produces MAGSIITLRTSGAQLQCDEEHPSLLAVLESHNLSVEYQCREGYCGSCRTRLLKGEVCYAARPLAFVQDGEILPCCCRAKGDIEIEM; encoded by the coding sequence ATGGCCGGTTCGATTATTACGCTGCGCACATCAGGTGCGCAGCTTCAATGCGATGAAGAGCACCCTTCTCTACTGGCGGTGCTGGAATCACATAATCTGTCCGTCGAATACCAGTGTCGCGAAGGCTATTGCGGCTCCTGCCGCACGCGCCTGCTGAAAGGCGAAGTTTGCTATGCTGCCCGGCCATTAGCCTTTGTGCAGGATGGTGAAATTTTGCCCTGCTGCTGCCGGGCGAAAGGTGATATCGAGATAGAAATGTAG
- the elaB gene encoding stress response protein ElaB — protein MAIPDETHETRLDDDLTLLTETLEEVLKSSGDPADQKYIELKAKAEQALHDVKSRVSEASDTYYIRAKQAVYRADDYVHEKPWHGIGVGATAGLVIGLLLARR, from the coding sequence ATGGCTATACCTGATGAAACGCATGAGACCCGACTGGATGACGATCTGACACTGCTGACAGAAACGCTGGAAGAAGTGCTGAAGTCCTCGGGCGACCCTGCCGATCAGAAATACATTGAGCTCAAGGCGAAAGCTGAGCAGGCACTGCATGATGTAAAATCACGCGTCAGTGAGGCGTCCGATACCTACTACATCCGCGCCAAACAGGCGGTTTACCGTGCTGATGACTATGTGCACGAAAAACCCTGGCATGGTATTGGCGTCGGTGCCACTGCTGGCCTGGTGATCGGCTTATTGCTGGCTCGCCGCTAA
- a CDS encoding GNAT family N-acetyltransferase gives MDLIWQDLHHSELSVAQLYAILALRSRVFVVEQHCAYQDIDGADLAQDNRHIIGWLDDKIVAYARVLTPQQSDQPVSIGRVIIAPEARGLSLGYRLMEQAIASCEQHWPGQSIFLSAQAHLQEFYGRLGFKPVGEIYLEDDIPHIGMQN, from the coding sequence ATGGATCTTATCTGGCAGGACTTACACCACAGCGAGCTGAGCGTTGCACAGCTCTACGCTATTCTGGCGCTGCGCAGCAGGGTGTTCGTGGTTGAACAACATTGCGCTTATCAGGATATTGACGGTGCCGATCTGGCGCAGGATAACCGTCATATTATCGGCTGGCTGGATGATAAGATCGTGGCATATGCGCGTGTTCTGACGCCGCAACAATCAGATCAACCGGTAAGCATTGGCCGGGTGATCATCGCTCCTGAGGCACGAGGCTTAAGCCTTGGATATCGGTTAATGGAGCAGGCAATTGCCAGCTGCGAGCAACACTGGCCGGGACAATCGATCTTTCTCTCTGCGCAGGCGCATTTGCAGGAGTTTTATGGTCGGTTAGGATTTAAGCCGGTTGGCGAGATTTATCTTGAGGATGATATTCCGCATATTGGGATGCAGAACTAG
- a CDS encoding glucan biosynthesis protein D, whose protein sequence is MNRRMFMKASMAFATVSGMSGLSTLFAQSAWADADIADGTAMRFDFDVLKKMAAGMAKQPWGGAPGPLPETLATLTPQAYNEIQYDASHSLWNDIADRELDVQFFHVGMGFKRRIRMFAVDEQSREAREVHFRPELFNYNNAKVDTQQLEGKTDLGFAGFRAFKKPELAKRDIVSFLGASYFRAVDETYQYGLSARGIAVNTFGSGQEEFPDFTAFWFETPKAEDTTFTVYALLDGPSVTGAYKFIIDCEAKRVVMEIENHIFARKDIKQLGVAPMTSMFSCGTNERRMCDTIHPQIHDSDRLAMWTGSGEWISRPLNNPQKLQFNAYQDNNPRGFGLLQLNHDFKDYQDVIGWYDKRPSLWVEPIGKWGKGAINLMEIPTTGETLDNIVCFWQPEEPIKAGSEHSFHYKLYWSGLPPVRSDLARVDATRTGMGGFPEGWAPGEHYPDVWARRIAVDFVGGDLKAAAAKGIEPVIDVSSGTLKQVEILFVEPLNGYRILFDWYPNSDDTKPVEMRMFLRSQGETLSETWLYQYFPPPPDKRKYIDDRQMHAD, encoded by the coding sequence ATGAATCGAAGAATGTTTATGAAAGCGTCAATGGCATTCGCTACCGTAAGCGGTATGTCTGGCTTATCCACGCTATTTGCGCAGTCCGCCTGGGCAGATGCCGATATTGCTGACGGCACCGCGATGCGATTTGATTTTGACGTTCTGAAAAAAATGGCCGCAGGCATGGCTAAACAGCCGTGGGGCGGCGCTCCAGGCCCGCTGCCGGAAACGCTGGCAACCCTGACACCGCAGGCCTATAACGAAATCCAATACGATGCCAGTCATTCGCTCTGGAATGATATCGCTGACCGCGAACTGGATGTGCAGTTCTTCCACGTTGGCATGGGCTTTAAGCGACGCATCCGCATGTTTGCCGTTGATGAACAGAGTCGCGAAGCGCGTGAAGTTCACTTCCGTCCGGAACTGTTCAACTACAATAACGCCAAAGTTGATACTCAGCAGCTGGAAGGCAAGACCGATCTTGGATTTGCCGGTTTCCGCGCATTTAAAAAGCCGGAACTGGCGAAGCGCGATATTGTCTCCTTCCTTGGTGCCAGTTATTTCCGCGCGGTGGATGAAACTTATCAATACGGCCTATCGGCTCGGGGTATTGCGGTAAACACCTTCGGCAGTGGTCAGGAAGAATTTCCCGATTTTACAGCTTTCTGGTTCGAAACGCCGAAAGCTGAAGACACGACATTCACTGTCTACGCACTGCTGGACGGTCCAAGCGTCACCGGAGCCTATAAGTTTATTATCGACTGCGAAGCGAAACGCGTGGTGATGGAGATTGAAAATCATATCTTCGCGCGCAAGGACATCAAGCAGCTCGGTGTTGCACCGATGACCAGTATGTTCAGCTGTGGCACCAACGAACGCCGCATGTGCGACACCATTCATCCGCAGATTCACGACTCCGACCGCCTGGCAATGTGGACCGGCAGTGGTGAGTGGATCAGCCGTCCGCTGAATAATCCGCAGAAATTACAGTTTAATGCTTACCAGGACAATAATCCGCGCGGGTTTGGCCTGTTGCAGCTGAACCATGATTTCAAGGACTATCAGGATGTGATTGGCTGGTATGACAAGCGCCCGAGCCTGTGGGTTGAACCGATCGGCAAATGGGGTAAAGGTGCCATCAATCTGATGGAGATCCCTACGACCGGTGAAACGCTGGATAATATTGTTTGCTTCTGGCAGCCGGAAGAGCCGATCAAGGCGGGTAGTGAACACAGCTTCCACTATAAGCTTTACTGGAGCGGCTTACCGCCGGTGCGCAGTGATTTAGCGCGCGTCGATGCGACCCGAACCGGTATGGGTGGCTTCCCGGAAGGCTGGGCACCTGGTGAACATTATCCGGATGTCTGGGCACGCCGCATTGCGGTAGATTTTGTCGGTGGCGATCTGAAAGCCGCGGCAGCGAAAGGCATTGAGCCGGTGATCGACGTCTCTTCAGGCACCCTTAAGCAAGTGGAGATTCTGTTCGTTGAACCGCTAAACGGTTATCGCATCTTGTTTGACTGGTATCCGAACAGCGACGATACCAAACCGGTTGAGATGCGGATGTTCCTGCGTTCGCAGGGAGAAACGCTGAGCGAGACGTGGCTGTATCAGTACTTCCCGCCACCGCCGGATAAACGTAAGTATATTGACGATCGGCAGATGCATGCTGACTAA
- the nrdB gene encoding class Ia ribonucleoside-diphosphate reductase subunit beta, producing MAYTTFSQNKNNQLDEPMFFGQPVNVARYDQQKYDIFEKLIEKQLSFFWRPEEVDVSRDRIDYQGLPDHEKHIFISNLKYQTLLDSIQGRSPNVALLPLISIPELETWVETWAFSETIHSRSYTHIIRNIVNDPAIVFDDIVTNEQILSRAKDISGYYDDLIEMTSYWHLLGEGSHQVNGKTITVSLRELKKQLYICLMSVNALEAIRFYVSFACSFAFAERELMEGNAKIIRLIARDEALHLTGTQHMLNLMRSGEDDPEMAEIARECRQQCYDLFVLAAEQEKEWAEYLFRDGSMIGLNKDILWQYIEYITNIRMNAVGLDLPFKTRSNPIPWINSWLVSDNVQVAPQEVEVSSYLVGQIDSEVNGDDFSDFQL from the coding sequence ATGGCTTACACCACGTTTTCACAGAACAAAAATAATCAGCTGGACGAACCAATGTTCTTTGGTCAGCCGGTTAATGTTGCGCGTTATGATCAACAGAAATATGACATCTTTGAAAAGCTGATTGAAAAGCAGCTCTCTTTCTTCTGGCGTCCGGAAGAAGTCGACGTGTCTCGTGACCGTATTGACTATCAGGGCCTGCCGGATCATGAAAAGCATATCTTTATCAGCAACCTGAAGTACCAGACGCTGCTGGATTCAATTCAGGGCCGCAGCCCTAACGTTGCGCTGTTGCCACTGATCTCGATTCCAGAGCTGGAAACCTGGGTGGAAACCTGGGCGTTCTCTGAGACAATTCACTCGCGCTCTTACACGCATATCATTCGTAATATCGTTAACGACCCGGCGATTGTGTTTGATGATATCGTCACCAATGAGCAGATCCTGTCGCGTGCTAAAGATATCTCTGGTTACTACGATGATTTGATTGAGATGACCAGCTACTGGCATCTGCTGGGTGAAGGTTCACATCAGGTCAACGGTAAAACCATCACCGTCAGCCTGCGTGAACTGAAAAAGCAGCTGTATATCTGCCTGATGAGCGTTAATGCGCTGGAAGCGATTCGCTTTTACGTCAGCTTTGCCTGCTCCTTCGCCTTCGCCGAGCGCGAACTGATGGAAGGCAATGCCAAGATTATTCGTCTGATCGCTCGTGACGAAGCGCTGCACCTGACCGGTACTCAGCATATGCTGAACCTGATGCGCAGCGGTGAAGACGATCCTGAGATGGCGGAGATTGCCCGTGAATGTCGCCAGCAGTGTTACGATCTGTTTGTTCTGGCGGCAGAGCAGGAGAAAGAGTGGGCAGAATATCTGTTCCGCGACGGCTCAATGATCGGTCTGAACAAAGATATTCTCTGGCAGTACATTGAATACATCACCAATATCCGTATGAATGCGGTTGGCCTTGATCTGCCGTTTAAGACCCGTTCGAACCCAATTCCATGGATCAACTCATGGCTGGTGTCTGACAACGTCCAGGTGGCACCGCAGGAAGTGGAAGTCAGCTCCTACCTCGTTGGCCAGATTGACTCCGAAGTCAACGGCGACGACTTTAGCGATTTCCAGCTGTAA